The following coding sequences lie in one Mycobacterium gordonae genomic window:
- a CDS encoding helix-turn-helix domain-containing protein, with the protein MTATLDGQAPQRQPASPPTERVIAIMELLGSRPARGFTLAEISRELGISRATGHAIMSTLAGRRWVVRAASGAYTWGPGIASLSQPSGELRHHGVLQALAESIGAQVFLARREANSIVVIDSAGETPWGMHVDRGLRMPLVAPFGRDYLAWSTRTAQRVWLAGVDKPTAALSRRMALVFDEIRARGYVIERLSREFIRVYTALRALAADSEPDAITARLARAFADLTVIDVLAAELAELGSHSIATISAPVFDADGIVTMSVSAAPFTELSGVAIADIGEQVRAAAQTVGEYVAHQA; encoded by the coding sequence ATGACGGCAACGCTAGACGGGCAGGCCCCGCAACGTCAACCCGCCTCCCCTCCCACCGAGCGGGTGATCGCCATCATGGAGCTGCTCGGTTCTCGGCCCGCACGAGGGTTCACCCTCGCCGAGATCAGTCGGGAACTGGGCATCAGCCGCGCCACCGGTCACGCGATCATGAGCACGCTTGCCGGCCGTCGATGGGTGGTACGCGCCGCAAGCGGCGCCTACACCTGGGGTCCCGGAATCGCCTCGTTGAGCCAGCCCAGCGGCGAGCTCAGACACCACGGCGTACTGCAGGCTCTGGCCGAATCGATCGGTGCGCAGGTCTTCCTGGCCCGCCGGGAGGCCAACTCGATTGTGGTGATCGACAGCGCCGGTGAAACCCCATGGGGAATGCATGTCGACCGGGGACTACGAATGCCGCTGGTTGCGCCTTTCGGCCGCGACTACCTCGCCTGGAGCACCCGCACAGCCCAGCGCGTCTGGCTGGCGGGGGTCGACAAGCCGACCGCCGCACTGTCGCGCCGAATGGCGCTCGTGTTCGACGAGATCCGCGCCCGCGGCTACGTCATCGAACGCCTCAGCCGGGAGTTCATCCGCGTCTACACCGCGCTTCGTGCGCTCGCCGCCGACAGCGAGCCGGACGCCATCACGGCGCGATTGGCGCGCGCCTTCGCCGACCTGACGGTCATCGACGTGCTGGCCGCCGAGCTCGCCGAACTCGGCTCGCACAGCATCGCGACCATCTCCGCTCCGGTTTTCGATGCGGACGGAATCGTCACCATGTCCGTCAGCGCCGCACCGTTCACCGAACTCAGCGGGGTGGCGATCGCGGATATCGGCGAGCAGGTCCGCGCCGCGGCACAAACGGTCGGAGAGTACGTCGCGCATCAAGCTTGA
- a CDS encoding YbjQ family protein yields MLVVTTNDIPGWEIQRVCGEVFGLTVRSRNAFAQFGAGFKSMFGGELQGMTKNLAESRNEAMARLINEARAKGGNAIVAMRFDTTELGDVWTEICAYGTAVQAVPVTDGARYTASQLGYGAAPQPQQ; encoded by the coding sequence GTGCTCGTCGTCACTACCAATGACATCCCCGGATGGGAAATCCAGCGCGTGTGCGGCGAGGTCTTCGGGCTCACCGTACGGTCCCGAAATGCGTTCGCCCAGTTCGGCGCCGGGTTCAAGTCGATGTTCGGAGGCGAGCTGCAGGGCATGACCAAGAACCTGGCCGAGAGCCGCAACGAGGCGATGGCCCGGCTGATCAACGAGGCACGCGCCAAGGGCGGCAACGCCATCGTCGCGATGCGCTTCGACACCACCGAACTCGGCGACGTGTGGACCGAGATCTGCGCGTACGGGACGGCGGTGCAGGCGGTGCCGGTCACCGATGGCGCCCGCTACACCGCATCGCAGCTGGGATACGGCGCCGCGCCCCAGCCTCAGCAATAG
- a CDS encoding glycoside hydrolase 5 family protein has translation MQRRTALKLPLALALGTALTRTARASAEAGRWPADRAHNWYQAQGWLVGVNYVTSTAINQLEMFQAGTYDPRRIDNELGVARFHGFNTVRVFLHDQLWAADRQGFQTRLAQFVGIAARHGIKPLFVLFDSCWDPFPRLGRQRAPRPGVHNSGWVQGPGAEHIDDPRYVAVMQEYVTGVLSQFRNDDRVLGWDLWNEPDNPAREYRKVERKDKLERVAGLLPQVFRWARAVDPVQPLTSGVWQGSWGDPGARSTIAGIQLDNADVITFHSYAPPGEFEGRIGELAPLGRPIICTEYLARSLGSTVEGILPIARRHNVGAFNWGLVAGKTQTYFPWSSWDHPATSVPKQWFADLLQPDGRPFADAEVQTIRKLATGRDRE, from the coding sequence GTGCAACGTCGAACCGCTCTCAAGTTGCCGCTGGCACTGGCACTCGGCACGGCCTTGACCCGGACGGCGCGCGCGTCCGCCGAGGCGGGCCGATGGCCGGCGGACCGTGCGCACAACTGGTATCAGGCGCAAGGCTGGCTCGTCGGAGTCAACTACGTGACCTCGACGGCGATAAATCAGCTCGAGATGTTCCAGGCCGGCACCTACGACCCGCGCCGCATCGACAACGAGCTGGGGGTCGCCCGATTTCACGGGTTCAACACCGTGCGGGTGTTCTTGCATGACCAGCTGTGGGCTGCTGATCGGCAGGGATTTCAGACCCGGCTGGCACAGTTCGTCGGCATCGCGGCGCGCCACGGCATCAAGCCGTTGTTCGTGCTGTTCGACTCGTGCTGGGATCCGTTTCCCCGGCTAGGTCGTCAGCGCGCGCCCCGCCCGGGTGTGCACAACTCCGGTTGGGTGCAGGGCCCCGGTGCCGAACACATCGACGACCCCCGATACGTGGCTGTCATGCAGGAGTACGTCACCGGAGTGTTGAGCCAATTCCGCAACGACGATCGTGTGCTGGGTTGGGACCTGTGGAACGAACCCGACAATCCGGCCCGCGAGTACCGCAAGGTCGAGCGCAAGGACAAGCTGGAGCGGGTCGCGGGCCTGCTCCCCCAGGTGTTCCGCTGGGCGCGGGCCGTTGATCCGGTGCAGCCGCTGACGAGCGGCGTGTGGCAGGGCAGCTGGGGCGATCCTGGGGCCCGCAGCACGATCGCAGGCATCCAGCTCGACAACGCCGACGTCATCACGTTTCACAGCTACGCCCCGCCGGGCGAGTTCGAGGGCCGCATCGGCGAACTGGCCCCGCTCGGACGCCCGATCATCTGCACCGAGTACCTGGCTCGCTCCCTGGGCAGCACGGTGGAGGGCATTCTGCCGATTGCCAGGCGGCACAACGTCGGCGCGTTCAACTGGGGACTGGTCGCCGGCAAGACTCAGACGTACTTCCCGTGGAGTTCGTGGGACCATCCGGCGACCTCAGTGCCCAAGCAGTGGTTCGCCGACCTGCTGCAGCCTGACGGACGTCCCTTCGCAGACGCCGAGGTGCAGACGATCCGCAAACTGGCCACCGGGCGAGACCGTGAGTGA